Proteins encoded within one genomic window of Cucumis sativus cultivar 9930 chromosome 3, Cucumber_9930_V3, whole genome shotgun sequence:
- the LOC101215069 gene encoding two-component response regulator-like APRR2 isoform X3: protein MVCTANDLHGWKDFPKGLRVLLLDGDTSSAAEIKTKLEEMEYVVVTYCNENDALSAISSKPETFHVAIVEVTTSNHEGNFKFLEAAKDLPTIMISNIHCLSTMMKCIALGAMEFLQKPLSDDKLRNIWQHVVHKAFNAGGSAFPNSLKPIKESVVSMLHLELENSENENQVQKNLEILNSDDDNNHELLEGSDKYPAPSTPQQKHGMRLVDDGDCQDQLNSSLEKECGEQDGESKSVETTCINSLVEGTSQVENSQLPDQEAIKEEENSADGSGAASNIDLDTHDQDNISSSEKNKSIPCGLSNPCGTKISRKKLKVDWTPELHRKFVQAVEQLGVNQAIPSRILELMKVEGLTRHNVASHLQQKYRMHKRHILPKEEDGSWSHSKDPMRKNYYPQRPVMAFPPPYHSNHIMPVAPIYPPWGHMACPSPGVQMWVPPGYPPWRPPEIWPWKSYPGMHADTWGCPVTPPPHSPLSSHPQHISGFENVDPYDKSYSIAFSPVELQLADEEIDKVVKEAISKPWLPLPLGLKPPSTESVLSELSKQGISTVPSHINGSQLIQ from the exons ATGGTTTGCACTGCTAATGATTTACATGGGTGGAAAGATTTTCCAAAGGGGCTTAGAGTTCTCCTCCTTGATGGAGACACCAGTTCTGCCGCTGAGATAAAAACAAAGCTTGAGGAAATGGAGTATGTTG TTGTGACGTACTGCAATGAGAATGATGCATTGTCAGCCATTTCAAGCAAACCTGAAACTTTTCATGTCGCCATTGTGGAG GTAACGACAAGCAACCATGAAGgaaattttaagtttcttgAAGCTGCCAAGGACTTGCCTACCATTA tgatttcaaatattcattgCCTAAGCACGATGATGAAGTGCATAGCG CTTGGTGCGATGGAGTTCCTTCAGAAACCGCTCTCTGATGACAAATTGAGGAATATTTGGCAACATGTTGTTCATAAG GCATTCAATGCAGGCGGTAGCGCCTTCCCCAATTCTCTAAAGCCTATTAAAGAATCCGTTGTCTCCATGCTGCATCTAGAATTAGAAAACAGTGAAAACGAGAATCAAGTCcaaaagaatttagaaatattgaATAGCGATGATGACAACAATCATGAACTACTGGAAGGAAGTGATAAGTATCCAGCTCCTTCAACTCCTCAGCAGAAGCATGGAATGCGACTGGTCGACGATGGTGACTGCCAGGATCAATTGAACAGTTCGCTTGAGAAAGAGTGTGGGGAGCAAGATGGGGAGTCTAAATCCGTCGAAACTACTTGTATAAATTCACTTGTTGAAGGTACTTCTCAAGTGGAGAACTCTCAGTTACCTGACCAAGAAGCaataaaagaggaagagaactCTGCTGATGGTTCTGGGGCTGCGAGTAACATTGATCTTGATACACATGATCAAGACAATATTAGCAGTTCCGAGAAAAACAAGAGCATACCATGTGGTCTCAGTAATCCTTGTGGGACAAAAATTAGTAGGAAGAAGCTGAAG GTAGACTGGACGCCTGAACTGCACCGAAAATTTGTACAGGCAGTGGAACAACTAGGAGTGAATCAAGCAATTCCTTCTCGAATTCTGGAGCTGATGAAAGTTGAAGGCTTGACAAGGCATAATGTAGCAAGTCACCTTCAG CAGAAGTATCGTATGCATAAGAGACACATCTtgccaaaagaagaagatgggagTTGGTCTCATTCAAAGGATCCAATGAGGAAGAACTACTATCCACAAAGACCTGTGATGGCCTTCCCCCCTCCCTATCATTCAAATCATATAATGCCAGTTGCTCCTATCTACCCGCCGTGGGGTCATATGGCTTGCCCCTCGCCTGGTGTCCAAATGTGGGTACCACCCGGCTATCCACCATGGCGACCACCAGAAATTTGGCCGTGGAAGTCATATCCCGGG ATGCATGCCGATACATGGGGTTGCCCTGTGACACCACCTCCTCATAGCCCTCTCTCTTCTCATCCTCAA CATATTTCAGGATTTGAAAACGTCGATCCGTATGATAAAAGCTACAGCATTGCATTCAGTCCTGTCGAACTTCAACTG GCTGATGAAGAAATTGACAAAGTGGTGAAAGAGGCAATCAGCAAGCCATGGTTACCATTGCCATTGGGGTTAAAGCCACCTTCAACAGAAAGTGTACTATCAGAGCTCTCAAAACAAGGCATCTCAACCGTTCCTTCTCACATCAACGGCTCTCAACTGATCCAATGA
- the LOC101215069 gene encoding two-component response regulator-like APRR2 isoform X1, translating to MVCTANDLHGWKDFPKGLRVLLLDGDTSSAAEIKTKLEEMEYVVVTYCNENDALSAISSKPETFHVAIVEVTTSNHEGNFKFLEAAKDLPTIMISNIHCLSTMMKCIALGAMEFLQKPLSDDKLRNIWQHVVHKAFNAGGSAFPNSLKPIKESVVSMLHLELENSENENQVQKNLEILNSDDDNNHELLEGSDKYPAPSTPQQKHGMRLVDDGDCQDQLNSSLEKECGEQDGESKSVETTCINSLVEGTSQVENSQLPDQEAIKEEENSADGSGAASNIDLDTHDQDNISSSEKNKSIPCGLSNPCGTKISRKKLKVDWTPELHRKFVQAVEQLGVNQAIPSRILELMKVEGLTRHNVASHLQQKYRMHKRHILPKEEDGSWSHSKDPMRKNYYPQRPVMAFPPPYHSNHIMPVAPIYPPWGHMACPSPGVQMWVPPGYPPWRPPEIWPWKSYPGMHADTWGCPVTPPPHSPLSSHPQQHISGFENVDPYDKSYSIAFSPVELQLADEEIDKVVKEAISKPWLPLPLGLKPPSTESVLSELSKQGISTVPSHINGSQLIQ from the exons ATGGTTTGCACTGCTAATGATTTACATGGGTGGAAAGATTTTCCAAAGGGGCTTAGAGTTCTCCTCCTTGATGGAGACACCAGTTCTGCCGCTGAGATAAAAACAAAGCTTGAGGAAATGGAGTATGTTG TTGTGACGTACTGCAATGAGAATGATGCATTGTCAGCCATTTCAAGCAAACCTGAAACTTTTCATGTCGCCATTGTGGAG GTAACGACAAGCAACCATGAAGgaaattttaagtttcttgAAGCTGCCAAGGACTTGCCTACCATTA tgatttcaaatattcattgCCTAAGCACGATGATGAAGTGCATAGCG CTTGGTGCGATGGAGTTCCTTCAGAAACCGCTCTCTGATGACAAATTGAGGAATATTTGGCAACATGTTGTTCATAAG GCATTCAATGCAGGCGGTAGCGCCTTCCCCAATTCTCTAAAGCCTATTAAAGAATCCGTTGTCTCCATGCTGCATCTAGAATTAGAAAACAGTGAAAACGAGAATCAAGTCcaaaagaatttagaaatattgaATAGCGATGATGACAACAATCATGAACTACTGGAAGGAAGTGATAAGTATCCAGCTCCTTCAACTCCTCAGCAGAAGCATGGAATGCGACTGGTCGACGATGGTGACTGCCAGGATCAATTGAACAGTTCGCTTGAGAAAGAGTGTGGGGAGCAAGATGGGGAGTCTAAATCCGTCGAAACTACTTGTATAAATTCACTTGTTGAAGGTACTTCTCAAGTGGAGAACTCTCAGTTACCTGACCAAGAAGCaataaaagaggaagagaactCTGCTGATGGTTCTGGGGCTGCGAGTAACATTGATCTTGATACACATGATCAAGACAATATTAGCAGTTCCGAGAAAAACAAGAGCATACCATGTGGTCTCAGTAATCCTTGTGGGACAAAAATTAGTAGGAAGAAGCTGAAG GTAGACTGGACGCCTGAACTGCACCGAAAATTTGTACAGGCAGTGGAACAACTAGGAGTGAATCAAGCAATTCCTTCTCGAATTCTGGAGCTGATGAAAGTTGAAGGCTTGACAAGGCATAATGTAGCAAGTCACCTTCAG CAGAAGTATCGTATGCATAAGAGACACATCTtgccaaaagaagaagatgggagTTGGTCTCATTCAAAGGATCCAATGAGGAAGAACTACTATCCACAAAGACCTGTGATGGCCTTCCCCCCTCCCTATCATTCAAATCATATAATGCCAGTTGCTCCTATCTACCCGCCGTGGGGTCATATGGCTTGCCCCTCGCCTGGTGTCCAAATGTGGGTACCACCCGGCTATCCACCATGGCGACCACCAGAAATTTGGCCGTGGAAGTCATATCCCGGG ATGCATGCCGATACATGGGGTTGCCCTGTGACACCACCTCCTCATAGCCCTCTCTCTTCTCATCCTCAA CAGCATATTTCAGGATTTGAAAACGTCGATCCGTATGATAAAAGCTACAGCATTGCATTCAGTCCTGTCGAACTTCAACTG GCTGATGAAGAAATTGACAAAGTGGTGAAAGAGGCAATCAGCAAGCCATGGTTACCATTGCCATTGGGGTTAAAGCCACCTTCAACAGAAAGTGTACTATCAGAGCTCTCAAAACAAGGCATCTCAACCGTTCCTTCTCACATCAACGGCTCTCAACTGATCCAATGA
- the LOC101215069 gene encoding two-component response regulator-like APRR2 isoform X2, producing the protein MVCTANDLHGWKDFPKGLRVLLLDGDTSSAAEIKTKLEEMEYVVVTYCNENDALSAISSKPETFHVAIVEVTTSNHEGNFKFLEAAKDLPTIMISNIHCLSTMMKCIALGAMEFLQKPLSDDKLRNIWQHVVHKAFNAGGSAFPNSLKPIKESVVSMLHLELENSENENQVQKNLEILNSDDDNNHELLEGSDKYPAPSTPQQKHGMRLVDDGDCQDQLNSSLEKECGEQDGESKSVETTCINSLVEGTSQVENSQLPDQEAIKEEENSADGSGAASNIDLDTHDQDNISSSEKNKSIPCGLSNPCGTKISRKKLKVDWTPELHRKFVQAVEQLGVNQAIPSRILELMKVEGLTRHNVASHLQKYRMHKRHILPKEEDGSWSHSKDPMRKNYYPQRPVMAFPPPYHSNHIMPVAPIYPPWGHMACPSPGVQMWVPPGYPPWRPPEIWPWKSYPGMHADTWGCPVTPPPHSPLSSHPQQHISGFENVDPYDKSYSIAFSPVELQLADEEIDKVVKEAISKPWLPLPLGLKPPSTESVLSELSKQGISTVPSHINGSQLIQ; encoded by the exons ATGGTTTGCACTGCTAATGATTTACATGGGTGGAAAGATTTTCCAAAGGGGCTTAGAGTTCTCCTCCTTGATGGAGACACCAGTTCTGCCGCTGAGATAAAAACAAAGCTTGAGGAAATGGAGTATGTTG TTGTGACGTACTGCAATGAGAATGATGCATTGTCAGCCATTTCAAGCAAACCTGAAACTTTTCATGTCGCCATTGTGGAG GTAACGACAAGCAACCATGAAGgaaattttaagtttcttgAAGCTGCCAAGGACTTGCCTACCATTA tgatttcaaatattcattgCCTAAGCACGATGATGAAGTGCATAGCG CTTGGTGCGATGGAGTTCCTTCAGAAACCGCTCTCTGATGACAAATTGAGGAATATTTGGCAACATGTTGTTCATAAG GCATTCAATGCAGGCGGTAGCGCCTTCCCCAATTCTCTAAAGCCTATTAAAGAATCCGTTGTCTCCATGCTGCATCTAGAATTAGAAAACAGTGAAAACGAGAATCAAGTCcaaaagaatttagaaatattgaATAGCGATGATGACAACAATCATGAACTACTGGAAGGAAGTGATAAGTATCCAGCTCCTTCAACTCCTCAGCAGAAGCATGGAATGCGACTGGTCGACGATGGTGACTGCCAGGATCAATTGAACAGTTCGCTTGAGAAAGAGTGTGGGGAGCAAGATGGGGAGTCTAAATCCGTCGAAACTACTTGTATAAATTCACTTGTTGAAGGTACTTCTCAAGTGGAGAACTCTCAGTTACCTGACCAAGAAGCaataaaagaggaagagaactCTGCTGATGGTTCTGGGGCTGCGAGTAACATTGATCTTGATACACATGATCAAGACAATATTAGCAGTTCCGAGAAAAACAAGAGCATACCATGTGGTCTCAGTAATCCTTGTGGGACAAAAATTAGTAGGAAGAAGCTGAAG GTAGACTGGACGCCTGAACTGCACCGAAAATTTGTACAGGCAGTGGAACAACTAGGAGTGAATCAAGCAATTCCTTCTCGAATTCTGGAGCTGATGAAAGTTGAAGGCTTGACAAGGCATAATGTAGCAAGTCACCTTCAG AAGTATCGTATGCATAAGAGACACATCTtgccaaaagaagaagatgggagTTGGTCTCATTCAAAGGATCCAATGAGGAAGAACTACTATCCACAAAGACCTGTGATGGCCTTCCCCCCTCCCTATCATTCAAATCATATAATGCCAGTTGCTCCTATCTACCCGCCGTGGGGTCATATGGCTTGCCCCTCGCCTGGTGTCCAAATGTGGGTACCACCCGGCTATCCACCATGGCGACCACCAGAAATTTGGCCGTGGAAGTCATATCCCGGG ATGCATGCCGATACATGGGGTTGCCCTGTGACACCACCTCCTCATAGCCCTCTCTCTTCTCATCCTCAA CAGCATATTTCAGGATTTGAAAACGTCGATCCGTATGATAAAAGCTACAGCATTGCATTCAGTCCTGTCGAACTTCAACTG GCTGATGAAGAAATTGACAAAGTGGTGAAAGAGGCAATCAGCAAGCCATGGTTACCATTGCCATTGGGGTTAAAGCCACCTTCAACAGAAAGTGTACTATCAGAGCTCTCAAAACAAGGCATCTCAACCGTTCCTTCTCACATCAACGGCTCTCAACTGATCCAATGA
- the LOC101215069 gene encoding two-component response regulator-like APRR2 isoform X4 has translation MVCTANDLHGWKDFPKGLRVLLLDGDTSSAAEIKTKLEEMEYVVVTYCNENDALSAISSKPETFHVAIVEVTTSNHEGNFKFLEAAKDLPTIMISNIHCLSTMMKCIALGAMEFLQKPLSDDKLRNIWQHVVHKAFNAGGSAFPNSLKPIKESVVSMLHLELENSENENQVQKNLEILNSDDDNNHELLEGSDKYPAPSTPQQKHGMRLVDDGDCQDQLNSSLEKECGEQDGESKSVETTCINSLVEGTSQVENSQLPDQEAIKEEENSADGSGAASNIDLDTHDQDNISSSEKNKSIPCGLSNPCGTKISRKKLKVDWTPELHRKFVQAVEQLGVNQAIPSRILELMKVEGLTRHNVASHLQKYRMHKRHILPKEEDGSWSHSKDPMRKNYYPQRPVMAFPPPYHSNHIMPVAPIYPPWGHMACPSPGVQMWVPPGYPPWRPPEIWPWKSYPGMHADTWGCPVTPPPHSPLSSHPQHISGFENVDPYDKSYSIAFSPVELQLADEEIDKVVKEAISKPWLPLPLGLKPPSTESVLSELSKQGISTVPSHINGSQLIQ, from the exons ATGGTTTGCACTGCTAATGATTTACATGGGTGGAAAGATTTTCCAAAGGGGCTTAGAGTTCTCCTCCTTGATGGAGACACCAGTTCTGCCGCTGAGATAAAAACAAAGCTTGAGGAAATGGAGTATGTTG TTGTGACGTACTGCAATGAGAATGATGCATTGTCAGCCATTTCAAGCAAACCTGAAACTTTTCATGTCGCCATTGTGGAG GTAACGACAAGCAACCATGAAGgaaattttaagtttcttgAAGCTGCCAAGGACTTGCCTACCATTA tgatttcaaatattcattgCCTAAGCACGATGATGAAGTGCATAGCG CTTGGTGCGATGGAGTTCCTTCAGAAACCGCTCTCTGATGACAAATTGAGGAATATTTGGCAACATGTTGTTCATAAG GCATTCAATGCAGGCGGTAGCGCCTTCCCCAATTCTCTAAAGCCTATTAAAGAATCCGTTGTCTCCATGCTGCATCTAGAATTAGAAAACAGTGAAAACGAGAATCAAGTCcaaaagaatttagaaatattgaATAGCGATGATGACAACAATCATGAACTACTGGAAGGAAGTGATAAGTATCCAGCTCCTTCAACTCCTCAGCAGAAGCATGGAATGCGACTGGTCGACGATGGTGACTGCCAGGATCAATTGAACAGTTCGCTTGAGAAAGAGTGTGGGGAGCAAGATGGGGAGTCTAAATCCGTCGAAACTACTTGTATAAATTCACTTGTTGAAGGTACTTCTCAAGTGGAGAACTCTCAGTTACCTGACCAAGAAGCaataaaagaggaagagaactCTGCTGATGGTTCTGGGGCTGCGAGTAACATTGATCTTGATACACATGATCAAGACAATATTAGCAGTTCCGAGAAAAACAAGAGCATACCATGTGGTCTCAGTAATCCTTGTGGGACAAAAATTAGTAGGAAGAAGCTGAAG GTAGACTGGACGCCTGAACTGCACCGAAAATTTGTACAGGCAGTGGAACAACTAGGAGTGAATCAAGCAATTCCTTCTCGAATTCTGGAGCTGATGAAAGTTGAAGGCTTGACAAGGCATAATGTAGCAAGTCACCTTCAG AAGTATCGTATGCATAAGAGACACATCTtgccaaaagaagaagatgggagTTGGTCTCATTCAAAGGATCCAATGAGGAAGAACTACTATCCACAAAGACCTGTGATGGCCTTCCCCCCTCCCTATCATTCAAATCATATAATGCCAGTTGCTCCTATCTACCCGCCGTGGGGTCATATGGCTTGCCCCTCGCCTGGTGTCCAAATGTGGGTACCACCCGGCTATCCACCATGGCGACCACCAGAAATTTGGCCGTGGAAGTCATATCCCGGG ATGCATGCCGATACATGGGGTTGCCCTGTGACACCACCTCCTCATAGCCCTCTCTCTTCTCATCCTCAA CATATTTCAGGATTTGAAAACGTCGATCCGTATGATAAAAGCTACAGCATTGCATTCAGTCCTGTCGAACTTCAACTG GCTGATGAAGAAATTGACAAAGTGGTGAAAGAGGCAATCAGCAAGCCATGGTTACCATTGCCATTGGGGTTAAAGCCACCTTCAACAGAAAGTGTACTATCAGAGCTCTCAAAACAAGGCATCTCAACCGTTCCTTCTCACATCAACGGCTCTCAACTGATCCAATGA